In Helianthus annuus cultivar XRQ/B chromosome 8, HanXRQr2.0-SUNRISE, whole genome shotgun sequence, a single genomic region encodes these proteins:
- the LOC110872522 gene encoding pentatricopeptide repeat-containing protein At3g24000, mitochondrial has protein sequence MNKLIVPFSENLIFVNGGFISTVRSIPNYLRFLSTSSTATPNASTSLLSEEEEAFDLTSHVIQEKDYLTKSPNGGLRVLDLIDQGVLEPDGKLYNQLLNKCTQLGKIKEGKLVHNHFLKSRFKHYMVIQNTALNMYAKCGCLDDARQVFDKMPVKDMVTWTAMITGYSQNEKPEEALVLFPEMLRAEMKPNHFTFSSLLKAAGARTDEREGEQIHGFCLKYGYDLNVYVGSALVELYCRYERMNEAHFVFDGLVDKNEVSWNSLIAAHARKSEGDKALRVFQRMQRHDFKPTHFTYSSIFSACASTGSLEQGKWIHAHMVKSGLKLIAFIGNTLLDMYAKSGSFDDAIRVFDRLVKPDVVSWNSMLTAYAQHGLGEKTLDHFEKMKKTGIEPNSVTFLCVLTACSHGGLLDKGQYYFELMKKVNIEPDVSHYVTMVDLLGRAGQLDHALNFINELPIKPTSAIWGALLGACRMHKNMELGAYAAERVFELDPYDSGPHILLYNIYASAGKWNEASKVRKFMKEIGVKKEPACSWVDIENSVHMFVANDDNHPMQNEINKMWGKISEKIKEIGYVPDTSHVLLYVDEQEREVKLQFHSEKLALAFALLKTPPGSTIRIKKNIRVCGDCHSAFKYASLVVEREIILRDTNRFHHFYRGSCSCGDYW, from the coding sequence tTTGATCTCACTTCACATGTAATTCAAGAAAAAGATTATCTAACAAAATCCCCAAATGGTGGGTTACGTGTACTAGACCTAATTGATCAAGGGGTGTTGGAACCAGATGGTAAATTGTACAATCAATTGCTTAACAAGTGTACCCAATTGGGCAAGATTAAGGAGGGCAAACTGGTGCATAACCATTTTTTAAAATCAAGGTTTAAACATTATATGGTGATTCAGAATACGGCTTTGAATATGTATGCGAAATGTGGGTGTTTGGATGATGCACGccaggtgtttgataaaatgcctgtGAAGGATATGGTGACGTGGACAGCTATGATTACTGGGTATTCGCAGAATGAGAAGCCGGAAGAAGCGCTTGTGTTGTTTCCGGAGATGCTTAGAGCGGAAATGAAGCCGAATCATTTTACGTTTTCGAGTCTTTTAAAGGCTGCAGGGGCGAGAACTGATGAGCGAGAAGGCGAGCAGATTCATGGATTTTGTTTGAAGTACGGGTATGATTTGAATGTGTATGTCGGTAGCGCGTTGGTCGAGTTATATTGTAGGTATGAGAGGATGAACGAAGCGCATTTTGTGTTTGACGGTTTGGTAGACAAGAATGAGGTTTCTTGGAATTCGCTGATTGCTGCACATGCTAGAAAGAGTGAAGGAGATAAAGCGTTAAGAGTTTTTCAAAGAATGCAAAGACATGATTTTAAACCGACCCATTTCACTTATTCGAGTATTTTTAGCGCGTGTGCTAGCACTGGATCGCTAGAACAAGGAAAGTGGATACACGCCCACATGGTTAAATCCGGTCTTAAACTTATCGCTTTCATCGGCAACACTCTTCTTGACATGTACGCAAAATCAGGTAGCTTTGATGATGCAATACGCGTATTTGATAGGCTCGTTAAACCAGATGTTGTTTCGTGGAATTCTATGCTTACCGCATATGCACAACACGGGTTAGGAGAAAAAACGCTTGATCATTTTGAGAAAATGAAGAAAACCGGAATCGAACCCAATTCAGTAACTTTTTTATGCGTTCTCACCGCTTGTAGCCATGGTGGACTCTTGGATAAAGGTCAATATTACTTTGAGTTAATGAAAAAAGTAAACATCGAACCCGACGTTTCTCATTACGTAACAATGGTTGACTTACTTGGTCGAGCCGGTCAACTTGATCACGCCTTAAATTTTATTAACGAATTACCGATCAAACCAACTTCGGCCATATGGGGTGCGTTACTTGGGGCTTGCAGGATGCATAAAAATATGGAATTGGGTGCTTACGCTGCTGAACGCGTGTTTGAACTCGACCCTTATGACTCCGGGCCCCACATTTTGTTATATAACATCTACGCGTCTGCTGGAAAATGGAACGAAGCTTCGAAAGTCCGAAAATTTATGAAAGAAATCGGTGTAAAGAAAGAACCTGCGTGCAGTTGGGTGGATATTGAAAACTCTGTGCATATGTTTGTGGCTAATGACGATAATCACCCTATGCAGAACGAAATTAATAAAATGTGGGGTAAGATTAGTGAAAAGATCAAGGAAATCGGGTACGTGCCTGACACGAGTCATGTTTTGTTATATGTCGATGAGCAAGAAAGAGAAGTGAAGTTACAATTTCATAGTGAAAAACTTGCTTTGGCTTTTGCACTTTTAAAGACGCCACCGGGGTCCACAATTAGGATTAAGAAGAACATTAGAGTTTGTGGCGATTGCCATTCGGCTTTTAAGTATGCTTCGCTGGTGGTCGAGCGAGAAATTATTTTGAGGGACACGAATCGGTTTCATCATTTTTATCGTGGATCTTGTTCTTGTGGCGATTATTGGTAG